The candidate division KSB1 bacterium sequence TATGAGTTGCGTCTGGAAATCACCGATCGCGAAACCCGCAAACGCCTGCAGCGCCGCTATCCGCTGCAGTTACGCGGCCGGCAACCGCAGCGGCTGCAACTCAGCTCGCTGGTGCTCGGCTGTCGTCAGCCCGGGAGCGATTCCCTGCGCTACAATTTTGCTGCACTGCTCACCAGCCAGGATGACCACCAGGGCATTCACTTCGAGATCACCGGCGCCACGCCCGGCGATACGCTGCTGCTCACCTACGAAATTGCCGATTGGCGCAAAACCGTGCTGGCGCACTGGCAGCGACGGCAGGCTGCCGCCACAAACCGCCTGGCGATTTTCGAGCCATTTGGTCGGCGGTTGCAACACCAGGGGCCGCACCGTTTGCGAGTGACCGTGCAATGCGGCAGAGACACCGCCCGGGCAGAGGTCGACTTTCGAGTGAATCTGCCCTCGTTTGAGGACCCCCCGGCCGGGCAGGCTGCTCCTGATTTTCTGCAGATGCCACTGGCGGTGCTGCGCTATGTCAGCACCGCCGGCGAATACAAACGCCTGATGGCAGCCCATGCCCGCGAGCGCGACAGCCTGCTTGCCGCCTTCTGGCGCCGGCGCGATCCGACCCCGGGCACGGAACAGAACGAATTGCGCGATGAGTTCTACCGCCGTGTGAAATTTGCCGAGGCACGCTTCGCCCTCACGGGCGTGAACAAGGCCGGCTGGGAAACCGATCGCGGCCGCATTTACATTCTCTACGGCCCGCCGCAGGAAGTGCATCATCGCCTGGAGGAGGCCGGCTCCTCGCCCTACGAAGTCTGGCTTTATCCCCAGCGCGACCGTTATTTTATTTTTCGCGACAAACAGGGGTCGGGAGATTTCAAGCTGGTCAATCGATAACCCGCATTCACTCGACTTTGCGGGCCTTGCCGCGAATGCCTGACCGTTGCCGCAAAACGCCGGCGGGCCATCCCGACAGCAAACATTTCAGCACCCCGGCGGAGTCCAGGGTGCACACTTTCAAAAAACCAGGAGATCTGACACGGCCCGTCAGCGGGTTGTGAATGGAGACAGCATGCAAACAATCATCGTGGGATTGGTGGCGGGGCTGGTGGTGGGGATCCTCTGCATCTTCTATGTTTTTCTCCGCACGCGCAGCGTGATGGCGGCCAGCCTGGCGGCGCGCAAAGCGCGCGGCATCGTGTCGCAAGATCCCAACCAATCCGATGAGCCGACCAGTTCCGGCTTCATGTTCATGGCGATTATCGCCAGCGGTTCACTTTTGTGGGGATTCATTGGTGCGGGGATTTATCATCTCATCAAAAACGATGTCTACTTCTTTGCGCTCTCTGCCGCAATGGCGCTGATGCTCAGCTTCTGGATTTGGCGAAGCCGGGCACCCTATGCCGTCGACAAGATCATTATCACTTTTGCCATCCTGCTCGGTTTGGGCGTGTTGATCCCCTGGATGATTTGACCGCCCTAAAACATCTTCTCCGCAGCTTCGGGTTTGAACTCACCCGGTGTGCGCCTGACCCAATACGTTTGCGCATGTGGTTCCCAGCGCTGCTGCAGCAGGTCTTTCCCCAACAGGCGGGCGAGCAACCCGATTGGCGTGAACAAACCCAGGTACAATAAGGTCAGGATCACCCGGGTCATGACAAATCCCATGGCCAGCGCCAGCGCCATCCAGCCGCGATAAACCGGTGCGAGGCGGCGGGGGGCCAGCATTCCCACTCCCGCAAAAGTGACGGCCGCCAGGAGAAAATATCCGGCGCCGGCTTTTTCCCGCCAAAACCAGTATGCCGCAAGCAGCAGCAACAAGAGGCCCACCGTCAAACCAAACACCTTCAACCGGGCGGGTGTTACCGCAAGCTGCCTGATTTCCTGCCTGAGCGTAAACTTTCCCTGCATGTGAAGTTCATCCGTTGCTCGCGTCCACCTGTGGCGGGCGGCGGGGATCACTCAATCCAACTCGAATTGC is a genomic window containing:
- a CDS encoding GWxTD domain-containing protein; the encoded protein is MFGFWLMLAAILPLQLPAQPAAAMAAGQPASDNRQSTADGITGLPAFVLRTYQFLEVDGRVRLEIRFGLMNDLLQFVHEQPDRYLAGYEATLALLNEAGDFVTGRTWKRQLQVHTFAETNDRQHLNEEQAVFLVAAGKYELRLEITDRETRKRLQRRYPLQLRGRQPQRLQLSSLVLGCRQPGSDSLRYNFAALLTSQDDHQGIHFEITGATPGDTLLLTYEIADWRKTVLAHWQRRQAAATNRLAIFEPFGRRLQHQGPHRLRVTVQCGRDTARAEVDFRVNLPSFEDPPAGQAAPDFLQMPLAVLRYVSTAGEYKRLMAAHARERDSLLAAFWRRRDPTPGTEQNELRDEFYRRVKFAEARFALTGVNKAGWETDRGRIYILYGPPQEVHHRLEEAGSSPYEVWLYPQRDRYFIFRDKQGSGDFKLVNR
- a CDS encoding SxtJ family membrane protein; this encodes MQGKFTLRQEIRQLAVTPARLKVFGLTVGLLLLLLAAYWFWREKAGAGYFLLAAVTFAGVGMLAPRRLAPVYRGWMALALAMGFVMTRVILTLLYLGLFTPIGLLARLLGKDLLQQRWEPHAQTYWVRRTPGEFKPEAAEKMF